The following are encoded together in the Scomber scombrus chromosome 7, fScoSco1.1, whole genome shotgun sequence genome:
- the LOC133983397 gene encoding 26S proteasome non-ATPase regulatory subunit 4-like: MGLESTMVCVDNSEYMRNGDFLPTRLQAQQDAVNIVCHSKTRSNPENNVGLITMANNCEVLTTLTPDTGRILSKLHAVQPSGNISFCTGIRVAHLALKHRQGKNHKMRIIAFVGSPVEDNEKELVKMAKRLKKEKVNVDIINFGEEEMNTEKLTAFINTLNGKEGVGSHLVTVPPGPSLADALLSSPILAGEGGAVLGLGASDFEFGVDPSADPELALALRVSMEEQRQRQEDETRRAAVASAAEAGISSPAADESEDALLKMSVPHTDSATPALPDISRMTEDEQIAYALQMSMQGSGAEFGAEDMDTGADVDSSEVKDEEDYDVMQDPEFLQSVLENLPGVDPNNEAIRNAMGSLASQTGSKPDTKKDEEKKK, encoded by the exons ATGGGGCTTGAAAGTACTATGGTCTG tgTGGACAACAGTGAGTACATGCGCAATGGAGACTTTCTGCCCACCAGGCTGCAGGCTCAGCAGGACGCAGTTAATATTGTTTGTCATTCCAAGACCCGCAGCAACCCAGAAAACAATGTGGGCCTCATCACCATGGCAAA CAACTGCGAGGTGCTGACAACACTGACTCCAGACACAGGGAGGATATTGTCCAAGCTCCATGCTGTACAGCCTAGTGGAAACATCAGCTTCTGCACCGGCATCAGGGTGGCACAT TTGGCACTGAAACACAGACAGGGCAAAAACCACAAGATGCGCATAATTGCATTTGTTGGCAGCCCAGTGGAGGACAATGAAAAAGAG CTTGTCAAAATGGCAAAGcgtctgaaaaaagaaaaagtcaacgTGGATATTATTAACTTTGGAGAGGAG gaGATGAACACAGAGAAGCTGACAGCCTTCATCAACACACTGAATGGCAAAGAGGGAGTAGGCTCCCATCTTGTCACAGTGCCTCCAGGTCCCAGCCTGGCTGATGCCCTGCTGTCCTCACCCATCCTGGCTGGAGAGGGAGGTGCAGTGTTAGGCCTGGGTGCCAGTGACTTTGAATTTGGAGTGGATCCGAGTGCAGACCCAGAGCTGGCCTTG GCTCTGCGGGTGTCTATGGAGGAGCAGAGGCAACGACAGGAGGATGAAACTCGCAGAGCTGCTGTTGCCTCAGCTGCAGAAGCTGGCATTTCTTCCCCTGCTGCAGATG AGTCCGAAGATGCCCTGTTGAAGATGTCTGTTCCCCACACAGACTCAGCCACACCTGCTTTACCAGACATCAGCCGCATGACAGAGGATGAACAGATCGCCTATGCTCTGCAGATGTCCATGCAGGGATCAGGAGCAG AGTTTGGTGCTGAGGACATGGACACTGGAGCTGACGTGGACTCCAGTGAGGTTAAG GATGAAGAGGACTACGATGTTATGCAGGATCCAGAATTCCTTCAGAGTGTCCTGGAAAACCTTCCTGGAGTCGACCCCAACAACGAAGCCATCCGTAACGCCATGGGCTCTCTGGCTTCCCAGACGGGCTCTAAACCTGACACCAAGaaggatgaggagaaaaagaaatga
- the LOC133983260 gene encoding phosphatidylinositol 4-phosphate 5-kinase type-1 alpha-like → MATAGTADSGSTAPTGTSGIIKVAPPEMPGSSGTTQSMKKTIGHRGVETTTGETTYKKTTSSALKGAIQLGITHTVGSLSQKAERDVLMQDFVVVESIFFPSEGSNLTPAHHYSDFRFKTYAPIAFRYFRELFGIRPDDYLYSLCNEPLIELSNPGASGSLFYVSSDDEFIIKTVQHKEAEFLQKLLPGYFMNINQNKRTLLPKFYGLYCVQAGGKNIRIVVMNNLLPRIIPMHLKYDMKGSTYKRRASPKEREKAVPTYKDLDFIQDLPDGLLLEADNFNALCKTIQRDCLLLQSFKIMDYSLLMGIHNMDQACRERDRVGGNSGDSGGSEGAVTPDQRRPQAQKSLYCTAMESIQGEARGKGALDSEDHMGGIPGRNARGERLLIYIGIIDILQSYRFIKKLEHSWKALVHDGDTVSVHRPGFYADRFQQFMCSTVFRKIPLKPSPSKKSRGGGQGGLRRAPTLGAPTPLSNATGQSSVDSRLVYHSHFKSTDSEADSGVQLGRPDLVPRTPPLVENSEALVADCEANLSTSSLGSTGVPSTSPPLRSVGVEVHKSANTDHDQGASHSLGAEEIGDNADNLSGNEDIVSLSDIIPETNICF, encoded by the exons ATGGCGACTGCTGGGACAGCAGACTCGGGATCAACAGCCCCGACAG gGACCAGTGGCATCATCAAAGTGGCCCCTCCAGAG ATGCCGGGCTCCTCAGGCACAACGCAGAGTATGAAGAAGACTATTGGACACCGGGGCGTTGAGACCACCACAGGAGAGACCACCTATAAAAAG ACAACATCATCTGCCCTTAAAGGTGCCATCCAGTTGGGCATCACTCACACAGTTGGCAGCCTGAGCCAAAAGGCAGAAAGGGATGTTCTCATGCAGGACTTTGTGGTGGTTGAAAGCATCTTCTTCCCCAG TGAAGGCAGTAACTTGACTCCTGCTCATCACTACAGTGACTTTCGTTTTAAGACCTACGCTCCGATCGCCTTCCGTTACTTCAGAGAACTGTTTGGTATTCGGCCAGATGACTACCTG TACTCTCTGTGTAACGAGCCACTGATCGAGCTGTCCAACCCCGGAGCCAGCGGATCCCTCTTCTACGTCTCCAGTGATGATGAGTTCATTATCAAGACTGTTCAACACAAAGAGGCAGAGTTTCTCCAGAAACTCCTTCCTGGATACTTCATG AATATAAACCAAAACAAACGCACCCTGCTACCCAAGTTCTATGGATTGTACTGTGTTCAGGCAGGGGGCAAAAATATCCGTATTGTTGTGATGAACAATCTTTTGCCTCGGATCATCCCGATGCACCTCAAATACGACATGAAGGGCTCCACCTATAAGAGACGAGCATCAcctaaagaaagagaaaaggctgTTCCCACATACAAAGACCTAGACTTTATCCAGGACTTGCCTGACGGCCTGCTGCTGGAAGCAGACAACTTCAATGCTTTGTGCAAGACTATACAGAGGGACTGCTTG CTCTTACAGAGTTTCAAGATCATGGATTACAGTCTGTTAATGGGCATCCACAACATGGACCAGGCCTGTCGAGAGCGGGATCGTGTCGGGGGTAATTCAGGGGACAGTGGGGGATCAGAGGGAGCAGTGACCCCAGATCAGCGCCGGCCACAAGCCCAGAAAAGTCTGTACTGTACAGCTATGGAGTCCATCCAGGGGGAAGCTCGGGGAAAGGGAGCTTTGGATTCAGAAGATCA CatggggggtattccaggtcGTAATGCTAGAGGAGAGAGGTTACTGATCTACATCGGCATCATTGATATTCTGCAGTCCTACAG GTTTATTAAGAAGTTGGAGCACTCATGGAAAGCCTTGGTCCACGATGGG GACACAGTCTCAGTTCACAGGCCTGGCTTCTATGCAGATCGTTTCCAGCAGTTCATGTGCAGCACAGTGTTCAGGAAAATTCCAC TAAAACCATCACCATCTAAGAAGAGCCGTGGTGGAGGTCAGGGGGGTCTCAGGAGGGCCCCCACCCTGGGAGCTCCGACCCCACTCTCCAACGCAACAGGACAGTCATCTGTTGACTCCAGACTAGTCTACCACAGCCACTTTAAAAGCACAGACTCAGAGGCTGACAGCG GCGTGCAGTTGGGCAGACCAGATCTGGTTCCGAGGACCCCCCCACTGGTAGAAAACTCTGAGGCTCTGGTAGCTGACTGTGAGGCCAACCTGTCTACCTCATCTCTAGGCAGCACAGGAGTTCCCTCCACTTCTCCCCCCCTACG GTCTGTAGGGGTGGAAGTGCACAAATCGGCCAACACAGACCACGACCAGGGTGCTTCCCACAG TTTGGGGGCAGAAGAGATTGGAGATAATGCAGACAACCTGTCTGGAAATGAAGATATAGTTTCTCTATCTGACATCATCCCTGAGACCAACATCTGTTTT TAA
- the znf687a gene encoding zinc finger protein 687a isoform X1, translating into MGDMKTPDFDDLLAAFDIPDIDAKEAIQSSPEEERDEVVTNTEERETRSPPCFPLLSCQSEPPVVSVIVKNKVRSESCEEEESSVRDDDKTDSHSNSSSDSEIQVKLSDVTSQVGTRPLAEATVEPQIANGFEGSAASDQGQSDAEPWPRHSPSLSDNEEGCDKGAGLVQHTTDVMSSLKSHLFPESSTGTSPKSSPPPSPHSLSPHLPPLARQTEETCPHDSSPPSPLPQNGNIKVGIERGTHSDEDDSEPDLGSPLVIQESPEFVMPSPPKFKHRAKLQSELLGSSETTSCHRSLPPPLSSSLALVKPKVQLAQGGRPTTPTSPSTAPQPHSPQDSLPPVNLGSASVQGEKYPEHVIDERDSPESPPPSETGLVFQRSSSSPDSTPTPGLAKNHMAFNHQEEHMETEPSQEDRTDDTKEQTEKLAGDVENNEKCGNGTSSEDPVSASSSQTVSSPLGPLKVKIKMPSGNYTRTVTGVGPKRNVRATSRGSKPSSEGHNTRSRKEVSQQSLAMAVLQDACPATLEGVGTVKDKPAVTIKPKVSPTAVNITKTAALPSITVSSARVSQGGINLRNIGQKAFKSGVTLPSPAALLPSQGSSRPASIVNSTGAIISKSQTNLVEAFNKILNNKNLLPSYKPDLSSPPPAEWGLPLPAQGYRCLECGDAFALEQSLARHYDRRSLRIEVTCNHCAKRLVFFNKCSLLLHAREHKERGLIMQCSHLVMKPVPVEQMIVHQEPTQNGVLSPASSSSLLGQATPISVAQPHQAIPNKPKKADTVQYISNKCPECQTQFSSKEEVAQHFQEIKAAHTTSCTECSPPMLLPNSCSAAAHQRIHQSCQPHVCPECGGTAKQALFQTHLDETCLHFARRIGYRCSSCQVVFGGLNSVKSHIQQSHCDMFHKCPNCPMAFKSAPSIQNHITAQHPTLTEGQAMYCIHPNTHRIEADNKINVSLTMFFLSYSLIYKCVMCDTVFTHKPLLYLHFDTHLTNQKVQVFKCPECTKLFSQRNSLMDHFKSHKTPTSKQELPSTPATSSRSRPSAKLESSDGEELTDQDKEEKVKTDRIKTPSGWKCVPCHARYTDREEFIAHMAKQHNKILKKFPCNKCESSFTTTSSMRRHIRDKHKVMSRSFRCQFCTDSKKTFSSRALLERHVQLRHSTDTVKQDTLMGGGDEAESSSEQDSSLGTRRRRRGAVKMEQDEESTDGVSPVKKLRSSSAPAPYPLPESGFRCAPCGFTTEGQAMFLEHIVQHRRGAPEASDQQCLQCGACFTSISSLSRHRFIMHKVRDTDNQQASASLAGSPLNSKNPDDRSSLDGFAPASPSSQLSMAQGKEEEATLACKVCGKHFEKSADLNTHFRTHGMAFISARNAGKTT; encoded by the exons ATGGGGGACATGAAGACCCCCGACTTTGATGATTTGCTGGCAGCTTTTGACATCCCTGACATTGATGCTAAAGAGGCCATCCAGTCAAGTCCAGAGGAGGAACGAGATGAGGTGGTGACTAATACAGAGGAAAGGGAGACGAGGTCCCCACCGTGctttcctctgctctcctgCCAAAGTGAGCCGCCTGTGGTCAGCGTTATTGTGAAGAACAAAGTACGGTCTGAGTCctgtgaagaggaggagagctcTGTCAGGGATGATGACAAAACAGACAGTCATTCAAACAGTAGTTCAGACTCTGAGATTCAAGTCAAGTTGAGTGATGTCACCTCACAGGTGGGTACCAGACCCCTTGCTGAAGCCACCGTGGAGCCCCAGATTGCCAATGGCTTCGAGGGATCTGCCGCCAGTGATCAGGGACAGTCAGACGCAGAGCCGTGGCCCCGACATTCACCATCACTGAGTGATAACGAAGAAGGATGTGATAAAGGAGCTGGATTAGTGCAGCACACGACTGATGTCATGAGCAGTTTGAAGAGCCATCTATTTCCTGAGTCTTCGACTGGCACCAGTCCCAAatcctcacctcctccctccccgCATTCTTTGAGCCCTCACCTTCCTCCTCTCGCCCGTCAGACAGAGGAAACATGTCCGCATGACAGTTCGCCGCCCTCCCCTTTACCCCAAAATGGGAATATTAAAGTTGGAATTGAGCGTGGCACACACTCTGATGAAGATGACTCAGAACCAGACTTGGGAAGTCCACTGGTGATCCAGGAGAGCCCAGAATTTGTAATGCCCTCACCTCCAAAATTTAAACACAGAGCAAAACTTCAGTCTGAGCTGCTTGGGTCCTCTGAAACCACTTCATGTCACcgttctcttcctcctcctctctcctcctctctagcATTGGTTAAACCTAAAGTCCAACTTGCACAGGGGGGGCGACCTACCACCCCCACCTCTCCCTCCACAGCTCCTCAGCCACACAGCCCCCAGGACAGCCTTCCACCTGTCAATCTGGGCTCTGCATCAGTCCAAGGGGAGAAATACCCAGAGCATGTGATTGATGAGAGGGACTCGCCAGAGAGCCCGCCACCGAGTGAGACGGGTCTTGTATTCCAGAGAAGCAGTAGCAGCCCTGATTCAACCCCAACACCAGGTCTAGCGAAGAACCATATGGCCTTCAATCATCAAGAGGAGCACATGGAAACTGAGCCCAGCCAAGAGGACAGGACAGATGACACTAAGGAGCAGACCGAAAAGTTGGCTGGAGATGTGGAAAACAACGAGAAATGTGGTAATGGCACGTCATCTGAGGATCCTGTGTCTGCTAGTTCTTCACAGACAGTTTCATCTCCGTTGGGCCCCCTCAAAGTTAAAATCAAAATGCCTTCAGGGAACTACACAAGGACTGTGACTGGTGTGGGACCTAAAAGAAATGTAAGAGCCACTTCTAGGGGTTCAAAACCTTCATCAGAAGGCCATAACACAAGATCCAGGAAGGAGGTATCACAGCAGTCTCTTGCAATGGCAGTTCTTCAGGATGCATGCCCTGCAACCCTAGAAGGTGTCGGTACAGTCAAAGACAAACCCGCCGTGACCATTAAGCCTAAAGTTTCCCCCACAGCTGTCAACATCACCAAAACCGCAGCCCTGCCCTCCATCACTGTCTCATCTGCCAGAGTCAGCCAAGGCGGGATCAATCTGCGGAACATTGGTCAGAAAGCTTTCAAGAGCGGGGTGACACTGCCTTCACCTGCCGCTCTACTCCCTTCTCAAGGTAGCAGCAGACCTGCCTCCATTGTCAACAGCACCGGGGCGATCATATCCAAGAGTCAGACCAACCTGGTAGAAGCCTTCAACAAAATCCTTAACAACAAGAATCTGCTGCCCAGTTATAAACCAGATCtgagctctcctcctcctgcagagtGGGGCCTTCCTCTGCCTGCACAG GGTTACCGCTGTTTGGAGTGTGGCGATGCCTTTGCCCTAGAGCAGAGTTTGGCGCGGCACTATGATCGGCGCTCGTTGAGGATTGAAGTGACTTGTAATCACTGTGCCAAGCGCTTGGTCTTCTTCAACAAGTGTAGCCTGCTTTTACACGCCAGAGAGCACAAGGAGAGAGGTCTGATCATGCAGTGTTCACACCTGGTCATGAAACCCGTACCTGTGGAGCAGATGATTGTCCATCAGGAGCCAACGCAAAATG GTGTGCTTTCTCCAGCATCATCATCTTCCTTATTAGGCCAGGCCACCCCAATCTCAGTAGCCCAGCCTCATCAAGCAATACCTAACAAACCTAAGAAAGCAGACACCGTGCAGTACATCAGTAATAAATGTCCTGAGTGTCAGACTCAGTTCAGCAGTAAAGAAGAGGTGGCCCAGCATTTCCAAGAAATCAAAGCAGCACATACCACT TCGTGCACAGAATGTTCTCCACCAATGCTCCTGCCCAACAGCTGCAGTGCAGCAGCTCACCAACGCATCCACCAAAGCTGCCAACCGCACGTCTGCCCAGAGTGCGGTGGCACGGCCAAGCAGGCGCTCTTTCAAACACATCTGGATGAAACTTGTTTGCACTTTGCACGCCGCATCGGGTACAG ATGTTCCAGTTGCCAGGTGGTGTTTGGAGGGCTGAACTCAGTGAAGTCTCACATCCAGCAGTCTCATTGTGATATGTTCCACAAGTGCCCCAACTGTCCCATGGCTTTCAAATCTGCCCCCAGCATACAGAACCACATCACTGCCCAACATCCAACGCTCACTGAAGGACAGGCCATGTACTGCATACACCCAAACACTCACAGAATTGAAgctgacaataaaataaatgtctctcttacaatgttttttttatcttacaGCTTGATCTATAAATGTGTCATGTGCGACACAGTTTTTACACACAAGCCCCTGCTGTACCTCCACTTTGACACTCATTTAACCAATCAAAAGGTGCAAGTGTTCAAATGCCCTGAGTGCACTAAGCTGTTTTCTCAGAGGAATTCCCTAATGGACCATTTCAAG TCCCACAAGACTCCCACATCCAAACAAGAGTTGCCTTCAACCCCAGCCACTTCCTCTCGTTCACGTCCTTCAGCGAAGTTGGAGAGCTCAGATGGGGAAGAACTGACTGATCAAGATAAAGAGGAGAAAGTGAAGACAGATAGGATAAAGACCCCCTCAGGGTGGAAGTGTGTGCCTTGCCACGCTCGCTACACAGACCGGGAAGAATTCATTGCCCATATGGCAAAACAGCATAACAAG aTACTGAAGAAGTTTCCTTGCAACAAATGTGAGAGCTCCTTCACCACCACCTCCAGTATGAGACGTCACatcagagacaaacacaaagtcatGAGTCGTTCCTTCCGCTGCCA gttCTGTACTGACAGTAAGAAAACATTCAGCAGCAGAGCGCTCTTGGAGAGGCATGTTCAGCTCAGACACAGTACAGACACTGTGAAACAGGACACATTGATG GGAGGCGGAGATGAGGCAGAGAGCTCCTCAGAACAGGACAGCAGTTTAGGGACCCGCCGCAGACGGAGAGGAGCTGTGAAGATGGAGCAGGATGAAGAATCCACAGATGGCGTGAGTCCAGTGAAAAAGCTACGCTCCTCCTCCGCACCTGCACCGTACCCTCTCCCTGAGTCGGGGTTCCGCTGTGCCCCCTGCGGTTTCACCACCGAGGGCCAGGCCATGTTCCTGGAACACATCGTCCAGCACCGGCGAGGGGCACCAGAGGCCAGCGACCAGCAGTGTCTGCAGTGTGGCGCCTGCTTCACATCCATCTCCTCCCTGTCACGCCATCGCTTCATCATGCACAAAGTGAGAGACACTGACAACCAGCAAGCCAGTGCGAGCCTGGCTGGTTCCCCTCTTAACAGCAAGAACCCTGATGACAGGAGTTCTCTGGATGGTTTTGCACCAGCATCGCCCTCCTCTCAGCTATCCATGGCTCaggggaaggaagaggaggccaCACTGGCCTGCAAGGTGTGtggcaaacattttgaaaagtcAGCAGATCTGAATACACACTTCAGAACTCATGGTATGGCTTTTATCAGTGCAAGGAATGCAGGAAAAACTACCTAA
- the znf687a gene encoding zinc finger protein 687a isoform X2, which yields MGDMKTPDFDDLLAAFDIPDIDAKEAIQSSPEEERDEVVTNTEERETRSPPCFPLLSCQSEPPVVSVIVKNKVRSESCEEEESSVRDDDKTDSHSNSSSDSEIQVKLSDVTSQVGTRPLAEATVEPQIANGFEGSAASDQGQSDAEPWPRHSPSLSDNEEGCDKGAGLVQHTTDVMSSLKSHLFPESSTGTSPKSSPPPSPHSLSPHLPPLARQTEETCPHDSSPPSPLPQNGNIKVGIERGTHSDEDDSEPDLGSPLVIQESPEFVMPSPPKFKHRAKLQSELLGSSETTSCHRSLPPPLSSSLALVKPKVQLAQGGRPTTPTSPSTAPQPHSPQDSLPPVNLGSASVQGEKYPEHVIDERDSPESPPPSETGLVFQRSSSSPDSTPTPGLAKNHMAFNHQEEHMETEPSQEDRTDDTKEQTEKLAGDVENNEKCGNGTSSEDPVSASSSQTVSSPLGPLKVKIKMPSGNYTRTVTGVGPKRNVRATSRGSKPSSEGHNTRSRKEVSQQSLAMAVLQDACPATLEGVGTVKDKPAVTIKPKVSPTAVNITKTAALPSITVSSARVSQGGINLRNIGQKAFKSGVTLPSPAALLPSQGSSRPASIVNSTGAIISKSQTNLVEAFNKILNNKNLLPSYKPDLSSPPPAEWGLPLPAQGYRCLECGDAFALEQSLARHYDRRSLRIEVTCNHCAKRLVFFNKCSLLLHAREHKERGLIMQCSHLVMKPVPVEQMIVHQEPTQNGVLSPASSSSLLGQATPISVAQPHQAIPNKPKKADTVQYISNKCPECQTQFSSKEEVAQHFQEIKAAHTTSCTECSPPMLLPNSCSAAAHQRIHQSCQPHVCPECGGTAKQALFQTHLDETCLHFARRIGYRCSSCQVVFGGLNSVKSHIQQSHCDMFHKCPNCPMAFKSAPSIQNHITAQHPTLTEGQAILIYKCVMCDTVFTHKPLLYLHFDTHLTNQKVQVFKCPECTKLFSQRNSLMDHFKSHKTPTSKQELPSTPATSSRSRPSAKLESSDGEELTDQDKEEKVKTDRIKTPSGWKCVPCHARYTDREEFIAHMAKQHNKILKKFPCNKCESSFTTTSSMRRHIRDKHKVMSRSFRCQFCTDSKKTFSSRALLERHVQLRHSTDTVKQDTLMGGGDEAESSSEQDSSLGTRRRRRGAVKMEQDEESTDGVSPVKKLRSSSAPAPYPLPESGFRCAPCGFTTEGQAMFLEHIVQHRRGAPEASDQQCLQCGACFTSISSLSRHRFIMHKVRDTDNQQASASLAGSPLNSKNPDDRSSLDGFAPASPSSQLSMAQGKEEEATLACKVCGKHFEKSADLNTHFRTHGMAFISARNAGKTT from the exons ATGGGGGACATGAAGACCCCCGACTTTGATGATTTGCTGGCAGCTTTTGACATCCCTGACATTGATGCTAAAGAGGCCATCCAGTCAAGTCCAGAGGAGGAACGAGATGAGGTGGTGACTAATACAGAGGAAAGGGAGACGAGGTCCCCACCGTGctttcctctgctctcctgCCAAAGTGAGCCGCCTGTGGTCAGCGTTATTGTGAAGAACAAAGTACGGTCTGAGTCctgtgaagaggaggagagctcTGTCAGGGATGATGACAAAACAGACAGTCATTCAAACAGTAGTTCAGACTCTGAGATTCAAGTCAAGTTGAGTGATGTCACCTCACAGGTGGGTACCAGACCCCTTGCTGAAGCCACCGTGGAGCCCCAGATTGCCAATGGCTTCGAGGGATCTGCCGCCAGTGATCAGGGACAGTCAGACGCAGAGCCGTGGCCCCGACATTCACCATCACTGAGTGATAACGAAGAAGGATGTGATAAAGGAGCTGGATTAGTGCAGCACACGACTGATGTCATGAGCAGTTTGAAGAGCCATCTATTTCCTGAGTCTTCGACTGGCACCAGTCCCAAatcctcacctcctccctccccgCATTCTTTGAGCCCTCACCTTCCTCCTCTCGCCCGTCAGACAGAGGAAACATGTCCGCATGACAGTTCGCCGCCCTCCCCTTTACCCCAAAATGGGAATATTAAAGTTGGAATTGAGCGTGGCACACACTCTGATGAAGATGACTCAGAACCAGACTTGGGAAGTCCACTGGTGATCCAGGAGAGCCCAGAATTTGTAATGCCCTCACCTCCAAAATTTAAACACAGAGCAAAACTTCAGTCTGAGCTGCTTGGGTCCTCTGAAACCACTTCATGTCACcgttctcttcctcctcctctctcctcctctctagcATTGGTTAAACCTAAAGTCCAACTTGCACAGGGGGGGCGACCTACCACCCCCACCTCTCCCTCCACAGCTCCTCAGCCACACAGCCCCCAGGACAGCCTTCCACCTGTCAATCTGGGCTCTGCATCAGTCCAAGGGGAGAAATACCCAGAGCATGTGATTGATGAGAGGGACTCGCCAGAGAGCCCGCCACCGAGTGAGACGGGTCTTGTATTCCAGAGAAGCAGTAGCAGCCCTGATTCAACCCCAACACCAGGTCTAGCGAAGAACCATATGGCCTTCAATCATCAAGAGGAGCACATGGAAACTGAGCCCAGCCAAGAGGACAGGACAGATGACACTAAGGAGCAGACCGAAAAGTTGGCTGGAGATGTGGAAAACAACGAGAAATGTGGTAATGGCACGTCATCTGAGGATCCTGTGTCTGCTAGTTCTTCACAGACAGTTTCATCTCCGTTGGGCCCCCTCAAAGTTAAAATCAAAATGCCTTCAGGGAACTACACAAGGACTGTGACTGGTGTGGGACCTAAAAGAAATGTAAGAGCCACTTCTAGGGGTTCAAAACCTTCATCAGAAGGCCATAACACAAGATCCAGGAAGGAGGTATCACAGCAGTCTCTTGCAATGGCAGTTCTTCAGGATGCATGCCCTGCAACCCTAGAAGGTGTCGGTACAGTCAAAGACAAACCCGCCGTGACCATTAAGCCTAAAGTTTCCCCCACAGCTGTCAACATCACCAAAACCGCAGCCCTGCCCTCCATCACTGTCTCATCTGCCAGAGTCAGCCAAGGCGGGATCAATCTGCGGAACATTGGTCAGAAAGCTTTCAAGAGCGGGGTGACACTGCCTTCACCTGCCGCTCTACTCCCTTCTCAAGGTAGCAGCAGACCTGCCTCCATTGTCAACAGCACCGGGGCGATCATATCCAAGAGTCAGACCAACCTGGTAGAAGCCTTCAACAAAATCCTTAACAACAAGAATCTGCTGCCCAGTTATAAACCAGATCtgagctctcctcctcctgcagagtGGGGCCTTCCTCTGCCTGCACAG GGTTACCGCTGTTTGGAGTGTGGCGATGCCTTTGCCCTAGAGCAGAGTTTGGCGCGGCACTATGATCGGCGCTCGTTGAGGATTGAAGTGACTTGTAATCACTGTGCCAAGCGCTTGGTCTTCTTCAACAAGTGTAGCCTGCTTTTACACGCCAGAGAGCACAAGGAGAGAGGTCTGATCATGCAGTGTTCACACCTGGTCATGAAACCCGTACCTGTGGAGCAGATGATTGTCCATCAGGAGCCAACGCAAAATG GTGTGCTTTCTCCAGCATCATCATCTTCCTTATTAGGCCAGGCCACCCCAATCTCAGTAGCCCAGCCTCATCAAGCAATACCTAACAAACCTAAGAAAGCAGACACCGTGCAGTACATCAGTAATAAATGTCCTGAGTGTCAGACTCAGTTCAGCAGTAAAGAAGAGGTGGCCCAGCATTTCCAAGAAATCAAAGCAGCACATACCACT TCGTGCACAGAATGTTCTCCACCAATGCTCCTGCCCAACAGCTGCAGTGCAGCAGCTCACCAACGCATCCACCAAAGCTGCCAACCGCACGTCTGCCCAGAGTGCGGTGGCACGGCCAAGCAGGCGCTCTTTCAAACACATCTGGATGAAACTTGTTTGCACTTTGCACGCCGCATCGGGTACAG ATGTTCCAGTTGCCAGGTGGTGTTTGGAGGGCTGAACTCAGTGAAGTCTCACATCCAGCAGTCTCATTGTGATATGTTCCACAAGTGCCCCAACTGTCCCATGGCTTTCAAATCTGCCCCCAGCATACAGAACCACATCACTGCCCAACATCCAACGCTCACTGAAGGACAGGCCAT CTTGATCTATAAATGTGTCATGTGCGACACAGTTTTTACACACAAGCCCCTGCTGTACCTCCACTTTGACACTCATTTAACCAATCAAAAGGTGCAAGTGTTCAAATGCCCTGAGTGCACTAAGCTGTTTTCTCAGAGGAATTCCCTAATGGACCATTTCAAG TCCCACAAGACTCCCACATCCAAACAAGAGTTGCCTTCAACCCCAGCCACTTCCTCTCGTTCACGTCCTTCAGCGAAGTTGGAGAGCTCAGATGGGGAAGAACTGACTGATCAAGATAAAGAGGAGAAAGTGAAGACAGATAGGATAAAGACCCCCTCAGGGTGGAAGTGTGTGCCTTGCCACGCTCGCTACACAGACCGGGAAGAATTCATTGCCCATATGGCAAAACAGCATAACAAG aTACTGAAGAAGTTTCCTTGCAACAAATGTGAGAGCTCCTTCACCACCACCTCCAGTATGAGACGTCACatcagagacaaacacaaagtcatGAGTCGTTCCTTCCGCTGCCA gttCTGTACTGACAGTAAGAAAACATTCAGCAGCAGAGCGCTCTTGGAGAGGCATGTTCAGCTCAGACACAGTACAGACACTGTGAAACAGGACACATTGATG GGAGGCGGAGATGAGGCAGAGAGCTCCTCAGAACAGGACAGCAGTTTAGGGACCCGCCGCAGACGGAGAGGAGCTGTGAAGATGGAGCAGGATGAAGAATCCACAGATGGCGTGAGTCCAGTGAAAAAGCTACGCTCCTCCTCCGCACCTGCACCGTACCCTCTCCCTGAGTCGGGGTTCCGCTGTGCCCCCTGCGGTTTCACCACCGAGGGCCAGGCCATGTTCCTGGAACACATCGTCCAGCACCGGCGAGGGGCACCAGAGGCCAGCGACCAGCAGTGTCTGCAGTGTGGCGCCTGCTTCACATCCATCTCCTCCCTGTCACGCCATCGCTTCATCATGCACAAAGTGAGAGACACTGACAACCAGCAAGCCAGTGCGAGCCTGGCTGGTTCCCCTCTTAACAGCAAGAACCCTGATGACAGGAGTTCTCTGGATGGTTTTGCACCAGCATCGCCCTCCTCTCAGCTATCCATGGCTCaggggaaggaagaggaggccaCACTGGCCTGCAAGGTGTGtggcaaacattttgaaaagtcAGCAGATCTGAATACACACTTCAGAACTCATGGTATGGCTTTTATCAGTGCAAGGAATGCAGGAAAAACTACCTAA